A window of Lepidochelys kempii isolate rLepKem1 chromosome 1, rLepKem1.hap2, whole genome shotgun sequence contains these coding sequences:
- the IL1R2 gene encoding interleukin-1 receptor type 2 isoform X1, whose amino-acid sequence MKALPRVPQEKPLGKRMQNQRLQDAVPHFSLSCFLWKKMAGLLFVICTYIVDASAFRIQHVESTENCQGHTTYFKRYFALKGEPVILKCPSFKYKHLDFSSHLCNLTWSKNDSKMMTSGGDEEPRIWTQDDALWFLPASLEDSGQYVCTRRNSSYCAIVSIHLTVIEKTAVHEISYHQILFTFTSGKLVCPDLGDFIQKETDLELKWYKDSVPLDEDNKKFKSLKGTHYLYISFVSSKDSGYYTCEMSFTSGGTLYNITRTIQLQTLDQEKRFSPVIVYPDQKTTLAALGSRLILPCKVFIGSSKHFHTVVGWLANDTYVDITYKQGRVTEGERLEIVENDENYIEVPLIFDPVGEMDFYTDFKCEAQNNHGRQVLPTRVRQGASSLLWHTAAIPVALTCLILGGLCMHKCWKRRAGNGYAIAKL is encoded by the exons ATGAAAGCCTTGCCTAGAGTTCCACAGGAGAAGCCACTGGGCAAAAGAATGCAGAATCAGAG GCTTCAAGACGCTGTTCcccatttttctctttcctgtttcCTCTGGAAGAAGATGGCTGGGCTCCTGTTTGTTATCTGTACATACATAGTGGATGCCTCTGCCTTCAGAATCCAGCATGTGGAAAGCACAG AAAATTGCCAGGGTCACACCACGTATTTCAAACGCTACTTTGCACTGAAAGGAGAACCTGTGATCCTGAAATGCCCTTCCTTCAAATACAAACACTTGGACTTTTCCAGCCATCTGTGTAATCTGACATGGTCTAAAAATGATTCAAAAATGATGACCTCAGGAGGAGATGAGGAACCAAGAATCTGGACACAAGATGATGCTCTTTGGTTTTTACCAGCATCGTTAGAGGACTCTGGACAATATGTCTGCACTCGAAG GAATTCCTCTTACTGTGCTATTGTCTCCATTCACCTAACAGTTATTGAGAAAACTGCTGTTCATGAGATTTCCTATCATCAAATTCTCTTCACGTTTACTTCTGGAAAACTTGTTTGCCCTGATCTGGGGGATTTCATACAAAAGGAAACAGACTTGGAGCTAAAATGGTACAAG GATTCTGTACCTTTGGATGAAGACaataaaaaattcaaaagctTGAAAGGCACACATTATCTCTACATCAGCTTTGTGTCATCAAAAGATTCTGGCTATTACACCTGTGAAATGTCTTTTACCTCTGGAGGCACACTGTATAACATCACCAGAACTATCCAGCTACAGACTTTGG ACCAAGAAAAGAGATTCAGTCCAGTGATTGTATATCCAGATCAGAAGACTACATTAGCTGCTCTTG gcTCCAGACTGATCCTTCCATGTAAAGTATTTATTGGATCGAGTAAACATTTTCACACGGTCGTGGGGTGGCTAGCAAATGACACTTACGTTGATATAACTTACAAACAGGGCAGAGTTACAGAGGGAGAGCGTCT GGAAATTGTAGAAAATGACGAGAACTACATTGAGGTGCCACTGATTTTTGATCCAGTCGGAGAAATGGATTTTTATACAGATTTTAAGTGTGAAGCCCAGAATAATCATGGACGCCAAGTGCTGCCAACACGGGTCAGACAAGGAG CATCCAGTTTGCTCTGGCATACTGCAGCAATTCCAGTAGCCCTGACCTGCCTGATTTTGGGGGGATTATGCATGCACAAATGCTGGAAGCGGAGAGCTGGTAACGGATATGCTATAGCCAAGTTGTAA
- the IL1R2 gene encoding interleukin-1 receptor type 2 isoform X2, which yields MAGLLFVICTYIVDASAFRIQHVESTENCQGHTTYFKRYFALKGEPVILKCPSFKYKHLDFSSHLCNLTWSKNDSKMMTSGGDEEPRIWTQDDALWFLPASLEDSGQYVCTRRNSSYCAIVSIHLTVIEKTAVHEISYHQILFTFTSGKLVCPDLGDFIQKETDLELKWYKDSVPLDEDNKKFKSLKGTHYLYISFVSSKDSGYYTCEMSFTSGGTLYNITRTIQLQTLDQEKRFSPVIVYPDQKTTLAALGSRLILPCKVFIGSSKHFHTVVGWLANDTYVDITYKQGRVTEGERLEIVENDENYIEVPLIFDPVGEMDFYTDFKCEAQNNHGRQVLPTRVRQGASSLLWHTAAIPVALTCLILGGLCMHKCWKRRAGNGYAIAKL from the exons ATGGCTGGGCTCCTGTTTGTTATCTGTACATACATAGTGGATGCCTCTGCCTTCAGAATCCAGCATGTGGAAAGCACAG AAAATTGCCAGGGTCACACCACGTATTTCAAACGCTACTTTGCACTGAAAGGAGAACCTGTGATCCTGAAATGCCCTTCCTTCAAATACAAACACTTGGACTTTTCCAGCCATCTGTGTAATCTGACATGGTCTAAAAATGATTCAAAAATGATGACCTCAGGAGGAGATGAGGAACCAAGAATCTGGACACAAGATGATGCTCTTTGGTTTTTACCAGCATCGTTAGAGGACTCTGGACAATATGTCTGCACTCGAAG GAATTCCTCTTACTGTGCTATTGTCTCCATTCACCTAACAGTTATTGAGAAAACTGCTGTTCATGAGATTTCCTATCATCAAATTCTCTTCACGTTTACTTCTGGAAAACTTGTTTGCCCTGATCTGGGGGATTTCATACAAAAGGAAACAGACTTGGAGCTAAAATGGTACAAG GATTCTGTACCTTTGGATGAAGACaataaaaaattcaaaagctTGAAAGGCACACATTATCTCTACATCAGCTTTGTGTCATCAAAAGATTCTGGCTATTACACCTGTGAAATGTCTTTTACCTCTGGAGGCACACTGTATAACATCACCAGAACTATCCAGCTACAGACTTTGG ACCAAGAAAAGAGATTCAGTCCAGTGATTGTATATCCAGATCAGAAGACTACATTAGCTGCTCTTG gcTCCAGACTGATCCTTCCATGTAAAGTATTTATTGGATCGAGTAAACATTTTCACACGGTCGTGGGGTGGCTAGCAAATGACACTTACGTTGATATAACTTACAAACAGGGCAGAGTTACAGAGGGAGAGCGTCT GGAAATTGTAGAAAATGACGAGAACTACATTGAGGTGCCACTGATTTTTGATCCAGTCGGAGAAATGGATTTTTATACAGATTTTAAGTGTGAAGCCCAGAATAATCATGGACGCCAAGTGCTGCCAACACGGGTCAGACAAGGAG CATCCAGTTTGCTCTGGCATACTGCAGCAATTCCAGTAGCCCTGACCTGCCTGATTTTGGGGGGATTATGCATGCACAAATGCTGGAAGCGGAGAGCTGGTAACGGATATGCTATAGCCAAGTTGTAA